The genomic window CCACGTCACACAAGTCTGGTCCGTTTCTGAGCCTGTACAGCCCAGCAATGACGCCCGCGCTGTGTGTGCCCTTTTTTGAAGACGTGGTAGACGCGGTCCAAGTTGCAAAGGCGGCGTtgaatactccgtacttatTAGAACCAACATATGTATTGCCAGCGAAGCTATCTGACCGGCCAATGATGCGAAATCGTGAGAAACAGCGCCGAAACGCCTGCCGCACTGGGGAAGGCGTCGCATGTCCGATCTGACTCGGTGCCCCCGAATGTGGAGAGCAAGCCACCGTCTGTTGCCTCTTTTTACAAGATTATGCTTTGCTACCTGGCGGCGAGGTTCCCATCAATCAGGCCGTCTGACTGTGCTATCCAAGGTTGGTGGCGCAGCCAAGATGATTCGCGTCACTCAGCCGCTTATTTCCAGGGCTTCGGATATCGGTGCCGGCTTGTGCAAGGACAGCTATATATCATACGGATCGAAAATCTCCGTTTGGATATTGCCAAGTTGGAAAGAGTCTTGACATGGACTATCCACAGCCTCTCTTGTCGGCCCTATGGCAAAGCGACGACGAAGGCCAACGAGGGGATGGCCTCGCTCCATGCGACAGataagtacggagtattaaCTGATAACCCGTGGCGAACTAGCAGGGTCCAACGCGTCCTGATGACTTGGTGGCCTTGAGCGGTTGTTGACGGGTGCTATGAATGATGATGGGGCCTTCTGCTCGGAGCCCGCACGCTGCACGGTATTCTGTGATTCGTAATTAGGAATCTGCTTCCTGTGCGGATTTGCTCCGGAAAGCTCGTGCCTGCGATGGATGCCTACAGCGAAAACACGAGGCCACTTGAAGGGAGGTGTAGATATTGGCCAGGCAGCATCAGAACCATACCCAGATATTCTTCCAGGCACCAGTTTCCACGATCAAGGGTCCAGAATATAAAATCCATGGTTTGTGTGCTTTACAGAAAGCTTTTCAAAAACCGCCCCTACAGAATAGAGACCAAGAACACACTCCATCTTCTCAATACTATACGCACCTCAACAATGGCCTCCCGAACCACCTTCACAGACCACAAGGACACCTACCAAGCCGCCTTGGTCAGTCTGTTTTCAGGCAAGCCAGAAGATACAGAAGGGGATTTATCCAAATTGCTTGCCCCCAACTTTACTCTGCGAGATCAGGATGGCACGCGCGACTTTGCGGCGTTTGTGTCGCACATGCGCTGGCTACGCCAGAATGTGCCCAGAGTCACTCTCACCATTACCCAATTCCTCCGCGACGGGCCCCAGGTAGCCGACAGACACGTGGGGATAACGACACTGGAAGACGGTACGGTTTTGAAGTCCGAGACGTTCATGTTTGGAGTCGTTGCCGAGGACGGGAGACTGGTCTCTCTCGTGGAAACCGTCAATCAAATCAAGGATTAATTAAGCAGCTGAGGCGCAGAGGGAGATGGGCCAAGATGAGCCCGAGCCGGGTAGACAAACTAGCAgaacatgcatgtgcacaaATTTCATGATGAAGCCTTGATTCGACAAAACGCCTAGTGCTGGTGGCCCTCGCgccccttccccttcccaCAGCAATCGCCCTCCATGGCAGCCCGTGCAAGCTGAGCACGGCTCAGAGGACGAGGCTCTGGGAGAAAATCGTAACCCATGAGGTCTGGCAGCTCGGCAGGCTTGACCTCTGCGCCCCCAACGCCCCCAACGTCCCGCTTGGCCACGGTAGACTTGTAGATGTTGTTGAGCCAGTTCCCGAGACGGTATCCTCCCTTGGCGATCTGCAGCTCGACGGTGTCAATGACAGCGTCGTAGTACTTGGGGTACAAGTCGCCCTGCTGCAGAGCCGCGGAGCCATTGGGCATCACGACGGAGCAGACAAAAGTATTGGCTTCCGAAGCCCATCTGGTCGCCGTCGCTATGGCGTCTCCGACATCATCTCCCCTGATCCAGTCCGCCGCCTGAGACTGGTAACTCCCAGAGGCAATCTGCTGTATCAAATCGCTGGCCCAGCTCTGCGCATTTGTcaaggcgccgccgccaaccagCTTCTCGGGGATATACGTGTCCCAGTCAGCGTGCAGGTTGTCCTGGTATCCATCAAAGGTGACCTTGATATTGTTGCCGCCGACCTGGTAGGCCTC from Metarhizium brunneum chromosome 2, complete sequence includes these protein-coding regions:
- the NUP3 gene encoding Nuclease PA3, which gives rise to MSPLVSILLVGLSATKGAYAWGKLGHATVAYIAQHYLSPETASWAQGVLGDTSDSYLANIASWADDYRATAAGKWSAPLHFIDAQDSPPTSCNVDYNRDCGSKGCSVSAVANYTQRVGSKSLSKDNIAQALKFLVHFTGDLTQPLHDEAYQVGGNNIKVTFDGYQDNLHADWDTYIPEKLVGGGALTNAQSWASDLIQQIASGSYQSQAADWIRGDDVGDAIATATRWASEANTFVCSVVMPNGSAALQQGDLYPKYYDAVIDTVELQIAKGGYRLGNWLNNIYKSTVAKRDVGGVGGAEVKPAELPDLMGYDFLPEPRPLSRAQLARAAMEGDCCGKGKGREGHQH